From Polaribacter haliotis:
ACACATTTATCGTATTCTGGTTTTCCAGTTCCTTCCATAATTCCAGGAATGTCTCTAAATTGACGTCTCACTTCATTTACCATTTCCATGGCAGCTTTTCCAACAGCATTCATTGCCAAAGCAGAAAATACCACTGGTACCATTCCACCCACAAATAACATGGCTAAAACTGGTGCTTTAAAAATGTTAATTCCGTCAATTCCAGTAAAAGTTACATAGGCAGCAAATAAAGCTAGCGATGTTAAAGCTGCAGAAGCGATTGCAAAACCTTTTCCAGTTGCAGCAGTTGTGTTACCAACTGAATCTAAAATATCTGTACGCTCTCTAACGATTGGTTCTTGTTCACTCATTTCTGCAATACCACCAGCATTATCAGAAATTGGTCCAAAAGCATCAATTGCTAATTGCATTGCTGTTGTTGCCATCATTGCAGAAGCCGCTAAAGCAACTCCGTAAAAACCAGCAAAAGCATAAGAAGCCCAAATTGCACCTGCAAATAATAAAACAGATGGAAATGTAGAAATCATTCCAGTTGCCAAACCTGCAATAATATTTGTACCAGCTCCAGTAGAAGACTGTTGAACAATTTTTAAAATTGGAGATTTCCCCAATCCTGTATAATATTCAGTAACTGAAGAAATTACAGCACCTACAATTAAACCAACGATTGTTGCACCGAAAACTCTTAGTGAAGAAATTTCTTGTAAACCTTCACCAAAAAATTCCATTTTCATGGTTTCTGGCAACATCCAAGTTACTAAGCCATAACAAGACAGTGCAACTAAAATAATAGAAGTCCAGTTTCCTTTATTTAGAGCGCCCATTACTTGAGACTCTTTTGCACTATTGTCTTTTATTTTAACCAACATTGTACCAATGATAGAAATTATAATTCCTGCACCTGCAATTGCCATTGGTAGTAAGATAGGTCCAATTCCACCAAAAGCATCAGAAATACTTCCACCCATATCTTTAATTACGTAGTTTCCTAAAACCATTGCAGCTAAAACAGTTGCAACGTAAGAACCAAATAAATCTGCTCCCATACCAGCAACATCACCAACATTGTCTCCAACATTATCTGCAATTGTAGCAGGGTTTCTTGGGTCATCTTCAGGAATTCCTGCTTCTACTTTACCTACTAAATCTGCACCAACATCTGCTGCTTTTGTGTAGATTCCTCCACCAACTCTTGCAAATAAAGCAATAGATTCTGCACCTAAAGAAAAACCAGCTAAAGTTTCCAAAACAATCGTCATATCCATTGTGTTTGTCCACTCACTTCCCATAAAATACCAGAAGAAAAAGATAAAAAATGATGTTAAACCTAAAACAGCTAACCCTGCAACTCCAAGTCCCATAACAGTTCCACCTCCAAAAGATACTTTTAAGGCATTTGGTAAACTTGTTCTTGCAGCTTGTGTAGTTCTAACGTTTGTTTTTGTTGCTATCTTCATTCCAATATTTCCTGCGAAAGCAGAAAAAACGGCTCCAAAAATAAAAGCAACCACAATTAAAATGTGTGTTGTTGGAACTATAAAAGAAACAGCTGCTAAAGCAACACTTACAATTACAACAAATATTGCTAGTAATTTGTATTCTGCGCTTAAAAAAGCCAAAGCTCCTTCGTAAATGTAATCTGAAATTTCTTTCATTTTACCATCACCTGCATCTTGTTTCATTACCCAAGATTGTTTAATCCACATGTAGATTAAACCTAAAATAGCCATTGCAATTGGCATCCAAATCATTAATGATTCCATATATTTATTTAATTTGATTAGTTTAAAACGGCGGTAAAAGTAAGAAAATCAAAGTGAAATAAAAAACCTCTTAAAATGTTTAATTTTAAGAGGTTGATAATATTTTAAGACTTTTACTGTCTAAATAGTAAAATTACCGTTCTTTTTATGCTCACTATTCTCATATCTTTGAACACAATCTTTAAAAATTTTACATGCTTCATCTGCATTACCCCATCCACCAACATCTACTTTTTTCTTTTCTAAATCTTTATATACTTTAAAAAAGTGCTCAATTTCTTTTAACCTATGAGGGTTTAAATCAGATAAATCATTTTTCTTATTCCAAATAGGATCAGAAACAGGAACGCAAATAACTTTTTCATCTGGTCCTTTTTCATCGGTCATATGAAAAACACCAATTGGTTTTACTTCAATAACACACATTGGAAAAGTTGGTTCATGCCCTAAAACTAAAACATCTAAAGGATCTCCATCTAAAGCTAAAGTTTCTGGTACAAAACCATAATCTGCTGGATACATCATCGAAGAAAATAGCATTCTGTCGAAACGAATTTTATTTAATTCAAAATCATATTCATATTTGTTTCTACTTCCTTTAGGGATTTCTATTAATACATCAAAAGTCTTTGTTTTGTGCTCGCTCATGGTTATCTTTTTTCATGTTTAAATTCGGGGTCAAAAATAGTGAAACTATACTATTCTATGATAGTCTTATATTGATTAATTTACGCAATTGATTTCGAAACGTCTATTATTTATCTTCAAAAAAAAAATCCTAACCAAAAATGGATAGGATTCTTTAAAAAAAATATTTTGAATGCTTATTTCTTATACATTACTTCTTTTACAGCCTTTATAACATCGTTTGCATTCGGAATCCATTTTTCAAATAAAACAGGAGAATAAGGTGCAGGTGTATCTGCAGTAGTAATTCTCTTAATTGGTGCATCTAAATAATCGAATGCTTGATCTTGAATTCTATATGTAATTTCTGAAGATACACTAGCAAATGGCCATGCTTCTTCTAAAATAACCAATCTATTTGTTTTCTTTACTGAAGTTAAGATAGCATCATGATCCATAGGACGAACAGTTCTTAAATCTATAATCTCTACAGAAATGTTTTCTTTAGCTAATTCATCTGCAGCTTTGTATGCTTCTTTAATAATTTTACCAAAAGAAACAATAGTTACATCAGTACCTTCTCTTTTAATATCTGCAACTCCAATAGGAATAATGTATTCTCCTTCAGGAATTTCCATCTTGTCTCCATACATTTGTTCAGATTCCATAAAAATAACTGGATCATCATCTCTAATTGCTGCTTTTAATAAACCTTTTGCATCATAAGGGTTAGATGGTACAATAACTTTTAAACCAGGAGTATTTGCAAACCAGTTTTCGAAAGCTTGTGAGTGTGTAGCACCTAACTGACCTGCAGAAGCAGTTGGACCTCTAAAAACGATTGGGCAATTAAACTGCCCACCAGACATTTGTCTAATTTTAGCTGCATTATTTATAATTTGATCAATTCCTACTAACGAGAAGTTAAACGTCATATATTCTACAATAGGTCTGTTTCCATTCATGGCAGAACCAATTGCAATACCAGCAAAACCTAATTCAGCAATAGGAGTATCAATTACTCTTTTTGCACCAAATTCGTCTAACATTCCTTTACTAGCCTTGTAAGCACCATTATATTCGGCTACTTCTTCACCCATTAAATAAATGCTTTCATCTCTGCGCATTTCTTCGCTCATTGCTTCGCAAATCGCTTCTCTGAATTGAACTGTTTTCATCTATGATTAATTATAATTTGTAATTTTCAAATGCAAAAGTAAGGAATTAATTGTCATTTTTTTAAACACAATTGTACAAAGTAAGATAAATATTAGGTATTTATTTCTCAATCGTTTTCGAAAACTGTTAAATAATTAAAAAAATACTATGCGTGCATAGTATTTTTTAAAAAAAAAGCGTAATTTCGTGGTCGATAATAAGATAAAAAACGAAAATTTATGAAAATATTGGTATGTATTAGTCATGTGCCTGATACCACTTCAAAAATTAATTTTACAAATAATAATGAAACTTTCGATACGAATGGTGTTCAATTTGTAATTAATCCTTACGACGAGTTTTGTTTAACAAGAGCAATGTGGTTTAAGGAAAAGCAGGGAGCAACTGTAACAGTTGTAAATGTAGGAGAAGCAAACACAGAGCCTACTTTAAGAAAAGCGTTGGCAATTGGAGCAGATGATGCAATTCGAGTAAATGTAAACCCAACTGATGGTTTTTTAGTTGCGAAGGAATTAGCTGCAATTGTAAAAGATGGAGGTTATGATGTTGTTTTAGCAGGAAAAGAATCTGCAGATTATAATGGGCAAATGGTACCAGGAATGTTAGCTTCGTTAACCGATTTTAATTTTGTAAACGGTTGTGTTGGTTTAGAAGTAGAAGGAGATAATGTTACAGCTATTAGAGAAATTGATGGTGGAAATGAGACAGTTGCTACAACTTTACCAATTGTTATTGGTGGACAAAAAGGAATTGTAGAAGAAAAAGATTTACGTATACCAAATATGCGTGGAATTATGATGGCTCGTAAAAAACCTTTACAAGTTAAAGAAGCAACAGATTCTAATGCAAAAACTTCGACACAATCTTTCGAAAAACCAGCACCTAAAGGAGCTGTAAAATTGGTTGATACAGATAATTTAGACGAGTTAATTAGCTTACTTCATAACGAAGCAAAAGTAATTTAAATAAAGAATAACTGTTTAAACGGTTATTTGTTTAAGCATTCGAAGTTTAAAAATATCACAGTTTAATAAAATCAATAAAATAACGTGTATTAATTAAAATATTTAACTTTTAAGAGATTACTCAAAAAAGTTACACAATTAAAAATTACAC
This genomic window contains:
- a CDS encoding sodium-translocating pyrophosphatase, producing the protein MESLMIWMPIAMAILGLIYMWIKQSWVMKQDAGDGKMKEISDYIYEGALAFLSAEYKLLAIFVVIVSVALAAVSFIVPTTHILIVVAFIFGAVFSAFAGNIGMKIATKTNVRTTQAARTSLPNALKVSFGGGTVMGLGVAGLAVLGLTSFFIFFFWYFMGSEWTNTMDMTIVLETLAGFSLGAESIALFARVGGGIYTKAADVGADLVGKVEAGIPEDDPRNPATIADNVGDNVGDVAGMGADLFGSYVATVLAAMVLGNYVIKDMGGSISDAFGGIGPILLPMAIAGAGIIISIIGTMLVKIKDNSAKESQVMGALNKGNWTSIILVALSCYGLVTWMLPETMKMEFFGEGLQEISSLRVFGATIVGLIVGAVISSVTEYYTGLGKSPILKIVQQSSTGAGTNIIAGLATGMISTFPSVLLFAGAIWASYAFAGFYGVALAASAMMATTAMQLAIDAFGPISDNAGGIAEMSEQEPIVRERTDILDSVGNTTAATGKGFAIASAALTSLALFAAYVTFTGIDGINIFKAPVLAMLFVGGMVPVVFSALAMNAVGKAAMEMVNEVRRQFRDIPGIMEGTGKPEYDKCVAISTEASLREMMLPGLLTIGFPLIIAFAPLAFGMEKLAIAEMLGGYMAGVTVSGVLWAIFQNNAGGAWDNAKKSFEAGVEIDGEMTYKGSEAHKAAVTGDTVGDPFKDTSGPSMNILIKLTCLIGLVIAPILGGHTLEENNNVEVIEVKSISNYKGISGGENLNNKTETTVEMLTNDANGIVTANVEIRKTVNGKSTITTETFTGTEDEVREQLKDVEGIKIKIKDKN
- a CDS encoding inorganic diphosphatase, with the translated sequence MSEHKTKTFDVLIEIPKGSRNKYEYDFELNKIRFDRMLFSSMMYPADYGFVPETLALDGDPLDVLVLGHEPTFPMCVIEVKPIGVFHMTDEKGPDEKVICVPVSDPIWNKKNDLSDLNPHRLKEIEHFFKVYKDLEKKKVDVGGWGNADEACKIFKDCVQRYENSEHKKNGNFTI
- a CDS encoding pyruvate dehydrogenase complex E1 component subunit beta — its product is MKTVQFREAICEAMSEEMRRDESIYLMGEEVAEYNGAYKASKGMLDEFGAKRVIDTPIAELGFAGIAIGSAMNGNRPIVEYMTFNFSLVGIDQIINNAAKIRQMSGGQFNCPIVFRGPTASAGQLGATHSQAFENWFANTPGLKVIVPSNPYDAKGLLKAAIRDDDPVIFMESEQMYGDKMEIPEGEYIIPIGVADIKREGTDVTIVSFGKIIKEAYKAADELAKENISVEIIDLRTVRPMDHDAILTSVKKTNRLVILEEAWPFASVSSEITYRIQDQAFDYLDAPIKRITTADTPAPYSPVLFEKWIPNANDVIKAVKEVMYKK
- a CDS encoding electron transfer flavoprotein subunit beta/FixA family protein codes for the protein MKILVCISHVPDTTSKINFTNNNETFDTNGVQFVINPYDEFCLTRAMWFKEKQGATVTVVNVGEANTEPTLRKALAIGADDAIRVNVNPTDGFLVAKELAAIVKDGGYDVVLAGKESADYNGQMVPGMLASLTDFNFVNGCVGLEVEGDNVTAIREIDGGNETVATTLPIVIGGQKGIVEEKDLRIPNMRGIMMARKKPLQVKEATDSNAKTSTQSFEKPAPKGAVKLVDTDNLDELISLLHNEAKVI